A genomic region of Alnus glutinosa chromosome 11, dhAlnGlut1.1, whole genome shotgun sequence contains the following coding sequences:
- the LOC133881169 gene encoding metacaspase-1-like → MAFQGYGHWFSARSGWIYGNSGWICGNSEIAVDLNHETHPRKRAVLRGVTYQNNKYRLKGTINDVKKMRDLLIDRFGYSKECIRVLTEEEEPAFIPTKKNIQDSLKWLVESSEPGDRLVFYFSGHGLRQPDFNNDERDGFDETICPVDFMQEGMILDNDISATIVWPLKKDVTLHAIVDACHSGTILDLECIYNPNSRKWEDNSPRSKAKKNTDGGIAIGLSACGDDQMAADTSAFTGNEIAGAMTYALIETVKGNSRLTYGRLLEIIHETLEQVNNGKCFRSRFLHKVLHCSIIQVGFPPS, encoded by the exons ATGGCCTTTCAAGGGTACGGGCATTGGTtttcggccagatccggctggatctATGGCAACTCCGGCTGGATCTGTGGCAACTCCG AAATTGCCGTGGATCTTAATCATGAGACACACCCAAGGAAGCGCGCTGTTCTACGTGGGGTTACTTACCAGAACAACAAGTACAGGCTCAAGGGAACCATTAACGATGTCAAGAAAATGAGGGATTTGTTGATTGACCGCTTTGGTTATTCTAAGGAGTGCATTCGCGTCCTCACAG aagaagaagaacctgCATTTATCCCAACGAAGAAGAACATACAAGACTCCTTGAAATGGCTTGTGGAGAGCTCAGAGCCCGGAGACAGATTGGTGTTCTACTTTTCCGGACATGGGTTACGACAACCTGATTTCAACAACGATGAGCGCGATGGGTTTGATGAAACTATTTGTCCAGTTGATTTCATGCAAGAAGGCATGATCCTCGACAACGACATAAGTGCCACCATTGTCTGGCCGCTCAAGAAAGATGTCACGCTTCATGCAATTGTCGATGCTTGTCATAGTGGAACCATTCTTGATCTAGAGTGCATATACAACCCAAATTC ACGGAAGTGGGAAGATAACAGCCCTCgttcaaaagctaaaaaaaatactgaCGGTGGAATTGCAATTGGCTTAAGCGCTTGTGGAGATGATCAAATGGCTGCCGATACCTCT GCTTTCACTGGAAATGAAATAGCTGGCGCAATGACCTATGCTTTGATCGAAACGGTTAAGGGAAATAGCAGATTGACATATGGAAGGCTACTGGAGATAATCCATGAAACCCTCGAACAGGTTAACAATGGAAAGTGCTTCAGGTCGAGGTTCTTACACAAAGTTCTTCATTGCAGCATAATCCAGGTTGGTTTTCCTCCCTCTTAA